Proteins encoded by one window of Hafnia alvei:
- a CDS encoding inorganic phosphate transporter, whose translation MAIIADHGTLLIFIAAFFGLLMAIGIGANDVANAMGTSVGARAITVRQAIIIAMIFEFAGAYLAGGEVTQTIRNGIIDTSAFSAQPDVLIFGMMASLLAAGIWLIVASMMGWPVSTTHSIIGAIIGFACVSVGPDAVEWSGVKGIVGSWIITPLISGVVAYGIFLSAQRLIFNTDNPFANARRYGPIYMFLTSLVILLVTIKKGLKHVGLHLTNGETWILSIALSLLVMIGGYFYLSRKSFTDNADEEDHFRGVEKVFSLLMVITACAMAFAHGSNDVANAIGPLSAIVAIVHDPLALASTSPIVWWILPLGGVGIVVGLALMGRRVMETVGSGITDLTPSRGFAAQFATASTVVIASGTGLPISTTQTLVGAVLGVGFARGIAALNLNVVRNIVASWIVTLPAGAGLSIVLFYILQALFG comes from the coding sequence ATGGCAATTATTGCTGACCACGGCACTTTGCTGATCTTCATTGCGGCATTTTTCGGCCTGTTGATGGCGATTGGTATTGGGGCTAATGACGTTGCCAACGCAATGGGCACCTCCGTTGGCGCTCGCGCAATCACCGTCCGTCAGGCGATCATTATCGCCATGATCTTTGAGTTTGCCGGTGCCTATCTGGCCGGAGGGGAAGTTACGCAGACTATCCGCAACGGCATCATTGATACCAGCGCGTTCAGCGCGCAGCCAGACGTGCTGATTTTCGGCATGATGGCATCGCTGCTGGCGGCTGGGATTTGGCTTATTGTCGCCTCGATGATGGGCTGGCCAGTGTCAACCACACACTCCATCATTGGCGCTATTATTGGCTTCGCCTGTGTCTCCGTTGGGCCAGATGCCGTGGAATGGAGCGGCGTCAAAGGTATCGTGGGCAGTTGGATTATTACCCCGCTGATTTCCGGCGTGGTGGCTTACGGTATTTTCCTCAGCGCCCAGCGCTTAATTTTTAATACCGATAATCCTTTCGCCAATGCACGCCGCTATGGCCCGATTTATATGTTTTTGACCTCATTGGTTATTTTACTGGTCACCATCAAAAAAGGGCTTAAACACGTTGGGCTACACCTGACCAACGGCGAAACATGGATTCTCTCGATTGCGCTATCCCTGTTAGTGATGATCGGCGGTTATTTTTACCTATCGCGTAAATCATTCACCGATAACGCCGATGAAGAAGACCATTTCCGTGGCGTAGAGAAAGTCTTCAGCTTGCTGATGGTGATTACCGCCTGTGCGATGGCGTTTGCCCATGGTTCTAACGATGTCGCCAACGCGATTGGCCCATTGTCGGCCATCGTAGCCATTGTGCACGACCCCTTAGCGCTCGCCTCCACGTCACCTATCGTCTGGTGGATATTACCGCTAGGCGGAGTGGGCATCGTGGTTGGGCTGGCATTAATGGGGCGACGCGTAATGGAAACCGTGGGCAGCGGCATCACCGATCTTACCCCAAGCCGAGGCTTTGCCGCTCAGTTTGCGACTGCGTCTACCGTTGTGATTGCCTCAGGAACAGGATTACCCATCTCCACCACGCAAACGCTGGTGGGTGCAGTGTTAGGCGTGGGGTTCGCCCGTGGTATTGCGGCATTAAATCTTAACGTGGTACGCAACATTGTCGCTTCGTGGATTGTTACCCTGCCAGCAGGGGCTGGGCTATCTATCGTGCTGTTTTATATTTTGCAGGCACTGTTTGGCTAA
- a CDS encoding TIGR00153 family protein: MPVNTILGLFAKSPLKPLQEHASSVHQCCSLLVPFFQATAQQQWENAQHLREQISMLEKQADTLKREIRLKLPRGLFLPVDRTDMLDLVTQQDRLANRAKDIAGRVIGRHLMVPESMQTDFMVYLQRCLDATTQANKVIHELDELLETGFRGREASLVEQMVMELDHIEDDTDHQQILLRQALLALEPQYNPIDVMCLYQVMEWIGSLADESLRVGSRLELMLART, encoded by the coding sequence ATGCCAGTAAATACTATATTAGGATTGTTTGCCAAGTCTCCCCTGAAACCACTTCAGGAACATGCCAGCAGCGTGCACCAATGTTGCTCGCTGCTCGTCCCTTTCTTTCAAGCCACGGCTCAACAACAGTGGGAAAACGCACAACATCTTCGTGAACAGATTTCCATGCTGGAAAAACAGGCTGATACGCTGAAACGAGAAATTCGCCTCAAGCTACCGCGCGGGCTGTTTTTACCGGTTGATCGAACCGATATGCTCGATCTCGTGACTCAGCAAGATCGTTTAGCTAATCGCGCTAAAGATATTGCTGGACGCGTCATCGGCCGCCATCTCATGGTACCGGAATCAATGCAAACCGACTTCATGGTTTATTTGCAACGCTGCCTAGATGCTACCACGCAGGCCAACAAAGTGATCCACGAACTGGACGAACTGTTAGAAACCGGCTTCCGCGGGCGCGAAGCGTCGCTGGTTGAGCAAATGGTGATGGAGTTAGATCACATTGAAGATGATACCGACCATCAACAAATCTTGCTGCGTCAGGCGTTGTTGGCACTCGAGCCACAGTATAACCCTATCGATGTGATGTGCCTGTATCAGGTCATGGAATGGATCGGCAGCCTTGCCGATGAATCACTGCGCGTGGGGTCTCGCCTTGAGCTTATGTTAGCTCGCACGTAG
- a CDS encoding TIGR04211 family SH3 domain-containing protein, with translation MHKFRLVCLTLLATCFTLNAHAEEKRYISDELNTYVHSGPGNQYRIVGTLNAGEEVELLSVNADNKYGQVRDAKGRTVWLPMEQLSTEPSLRSRVPELEQQVKTLTDKLTNIDNSWNQRTAEMQQKVANSDSTIDSLKSENQKLKEQLSSAQKSVSAINTQLDDKKRGIIMQWFLYGGGVAGGGLLLGLLLPRLIPRRKKDRWMN, from the coding sequence ATGCATAAATTTCGCTTAGTTTGTTTAACACTACTCGCCACCTGCTTCACGCTAAATGCTCACGCTGAAGAGAAGCGTTACATTTCCGATGAGCTGAATACTTACGTCCATAGCGGCCCAGGTAATCAGTATCGTATCGTTGGAACATTAAATGCGGGTGAAGAAGTTGAACTACTGAGCGTTAACGCGGACAACAAATATGGTCAGGTGCGCGATGCCAAAGGCCGTACCGTGTGGTTGCCAATGGAGCAGTTGAGCACCGAGCCAAGCTTACGTAGCCGCGTACCAGAATTAGAGCAGCAGGTAAAAACGCTGACTGACAAACTGACTAATATCGATAACAGCTGGAACCAGCGCACCGCTGAAATGCAGCAAAAAGTGGCCAACAGCGACAGCACCATCGACAGTCTAAAATCAGAAAATCAAAAGCTGAAAGAACAGCTCTCCAGCGCACAGAAAAGCGTTAGCGCCATCAACACTCAGTTAGATGATAAAAAGCGCGGCATCATTATGCAGTGGTTCTTATACGGCGGCGGCGTTGCCGGTGGCGGCTTGCTGCTAGGCTTGCTGTTGCCTCGTTTAATTCCACGACGCAAAAAAGATCGTTGGATGAACTAA
- a CDS encoding inorganic triphosphatase, with the protein MNVEIELKFIATPEVAEQLSQRLAPWPNVHTAAQKLTNIYYETADNTLRSYDMGLRIRGYGDRYEMTLKTAGKTVGGLHQRPEFNVDLKAAELDIHLLPAEVWPEGCDLQALQAALSPVFSTHFAREKWVVTYRSSEIEVALDQGEVKAGELSEPLYEIELELKSGSREDLLSFAQELTAEGGLRLGSLSKAARGYHLAKGNPDREIVPLGILKVAPKANVEQGMTDAFTFALRHWQANEEVWLHGDRKAQKTVLEAIELLRQIFVLFGGLVPRKASTALRAGLTELEEQLATPRLDAKKVCFSPLYLNTQLALTRWIATAEWRSFVTDKTQTKLNGSFKRFADIMLGRTGAELKEAFEHVQHGGEYQDKYVRLVRQLLLFHVLSGAYPEEAVAEYLSGWHTLQQAIIQKQDAYIESTRKHAMDQPTFWLNGTQKPSVND; encoded by the coding sequence ATGAACGTCGAAATCGAACTAAAATTCATCGCTACTCCAGAAGTAGCGGAACAACTTTCTCAGCGTTTGGCTCCGTGGCCAAATGTTCATACTGCGGCGCAAAAACTCACCAATATTTATTATGAAACCGCCGATAACACCTTGCGTAGTTATGACATGGGCTTGCGCATTCGCGGATACGGCGATCGTTACGAAATGACGCTTAAAACTGCGGGCAAAACCGTGGGAGGGCTGCATCAACGCCCTGAATTTAACGTTGACCTCAAGGCCGCTGAATTAGACATTCATTTGCTTCCTGCGGAAGTATGGCCAGAAGGCTGTGATCTTCAGGCGCTTCAAGCCGCACTTTCACCGGTGTTTAGCACGCATTTCGCACGAGAAAAGTGGGTGGTTACTTACCGTTCAAGTGAGATTGAGGTGGCGCTGGATCAGGGCGAAGTAAAAGCCGGTGAACTCAGCGAGCCTTTATATGAAATTGAACTGGAGCTGAAATCGGGCAGCCGAGAGGATTTGCTCTCTTTTGCTCAAGAACTCACGGCTGAAGGCGGTCTTCGCTTAGGCAGCTTGAGCAAAGCCGCACGTGGTTATCACTTGGCAAAAGGCAATCCGGATCGCGAGATCGTTCCGTTGGGCATACTCAAAGTTGCGCCAAAGGCTAACGTTGAACAGGGCATGACCGATGCCTTTACCTTTGCGCTGCGTCACTGGCAGGCGAATGAAGAAGTTTGGCTGCACGGTGATCGTAAAGCCCAGAAAACCGTGCTTGAGGCCATTGAGCTGCTGCGCCAGATTTTTGTGTTATTTGGCGGTTTGGTACCGCGTAAGGCGAGCACCGCGCTGCGAGCGGGTCTCACCGAGCTAGAAGAACAGTTGGCAACGCCTCGTCTCGATGCTAAAAAAGTCTGCTTTAGCCCGCTGTATCTGAATACCCAGTTAGCGCTTACTCGCTGGATAGCCACCGCAGAATGGCGTTCTTTCGTGACAGATAAAACGCAAACTAAGCTGAATGGATCGTTCAAGCGCTTCGCCGATATCATGCTGGGGCGTACCGGTGCGGAATTGAAAGAAGCCTTCGAACATGTGCAGCACGGCGGCGAATATCAGGATAAATATGTCCGTTTGGTTCGTCAGTTGCTGCTGTTCCATGTGCTTTCAGGGGCCTATCCTGAAGAAGCTGTAGCAGAGTATTTATCTGGCTGGCACACGCTGCAGCAGGCGATTATTCAGAAGCAAGATGCCTACATTGAATCCACACGTAAGCATGCAATGGATCAGCCTACATTCTGGTTAAATGGTACTCAAAAACCTTCCGTCAACGACTAG